The Brachypodium distachyon strain Bd21 chromosome 4, Brachypodium_distachyon_v3.0, whole genome shotgun sequence nucleotide sequence CATGCAAGTCTATTGATATAAAAGCTAGTTCCAGTTTCAGTTTTACCTGGTACTTGTTTCAGTTTCATGTGAGTCTATTGACATAAACACAGCATAAAAATGATCACATTTGTCATTTCACCTTTTATAATGCAAACATGGACTGGGCATCATCTTCTGTAATTCAATTGACAAAACAGAATTCTTACATGAGATCCCTTCTTACAtagtttcagaaaataaacaaCTGGACAGCTCTAAGAAGAACTACAAGCCCATCTAAAAATCACGCAACACATGAGATTGACCGGCAGGTTGCCTCCAAGAAATGCATCATAAGATTTCTGAACTCAGAAATATGGTCGAGCATCAACAGAATCTGCAGTTTCACATGAACAAATAAGTATGGTGATGAGTATAgttcataattttttgaagaaaaatattttttctggAATGGCAAGTACCTGTCATATTCTTAGTTGTTGTTAGGACAATTATGGCTGTCATGGAAGCCGACTTGCCTACATTTCTTGCATGTTCtaggaattttctttttttgtccaCCACTATTTTTCTTCGCCTCTCCAACCTTGTTTTTATTCTCCTCTCCATCCTTAGTTTTCTTCGCTTCCCCATCCTTATTTTGATGCCCACCCTTGTCTAAGTGTCCCTTAATTCTTTTGCATCTCCCCTTTGTGCGGACATCAGTTGGTGGATGAATTTCAACTTGATTAGGCATAGTACAACCACCATTTGCCTCGAACTCATCTTGTCTACTAGGACGATTGGTGGCAATCCTTTGAGACACATTTCTTTTCATGTCCACAAGAAGGTTTCTTAATGCTTCCAATTCTTCAGGAGATTGTTCGGCCAACCTGATTGTGTCATCCAATGTTTGGTGTATCTCGGAAACCATTTTCCGCTTTGCCAAATCTAAGGAACTACTTTCATTCTCTTCTAGCAAGTTTCCAGAGCTATCATATACTACCCTCCCGTTAACCGTTTTCTTCCATCtatccaaaataaaatggcTAGGGAGCTCACTCATCTTTGCACCTCTCAGAACCATGATGATATGTCGGCATGGAATTCCACGTGTCTCAAATAGCATGCAAGAGCAACGAGCACTCTTGGATGTTGTGTTGAATTGAACTTCTCGAGACTTGAAAGAGCGGGCACCACCTATTATCGTGGTTCTCACATCACCTTCTTGTGATATGTTTTCAATCAAGCAATGATCTCTAGATGCACGCACCTCCTTTTGAAAAGATGAGAAAACTGCATGAGTGAAGAACAGGCTAGCATGCTTCTCGATCTCCCAGGATGTAATCAGTGGAGGCATAGAATTGAGGCATTCATGGTCAGCCTTGAGTTCATTCTGGCGTTGTTCTTCTAGAGCCGTACTAATCCTAATCCAAAACTCGACCAAAGCATGTTTGTAACCAATAAAATGGTTGAAAAACGAGTTAGCACTCTCTGACCTTGAAGTGGTTCTTAGAATCTCACCCAAGAATACACCTCTGAAGTAGGCCGGTATCCAAGATTCATGAAGTTCATATCTCTTAGAAAACCATGTGTTGTCCTCTAGACCAAATTCAGAAATCATGGAAGACCATTTTGCCTCAAATTCAGTCGAGTTTTCAGAGCCCCATACACATGAGTTAATGGTACTATAGAAATGTTCATCCTCTCTTAGCGGAGGACCAACCTTTTCCGGAAGCTTTCTCATTATGTGCCACATGCATAACCTATGGACAGTGTTATGCATAACATCTTCAATTGCAATCTTCATGCTTTGGTCTTCATTAGTTACGATGAGTCTAGGTGCTGCACCATCCATTGCTTTTAAGAATGTCTGAAACAACCATTTATACGACTCTATCGTCTCATTAACAATCAAGGCGGCACCATAAAAAACAGATGCCATGTGATGGTTTATTCCTGTGAATGGGCAAAAAATCATGCTGTATTGGTTGGTATTATATGTAGAGTCGAAAGACACCATCTCTCCAAATAAAGCATAATTCTTTCTGCAACAAGCATCAGCCCAAAACACATGTGTCAACCGGTTTTTATCATCCAAAACATACTCAAAGAAGAATCCTGGGTTGATTTCCTGCCTCTTCCTGAGGTTGTCAATGAACATTTGAGCATCTGAATCCTTGAAAGTACTTCTCATGTCACGATGATAATTCTGCAGGTCTCTCTTTGTGCACCCCACGAACTCAAAACCGCCCTCACCAACACGAAGCAATCTAAAGGCCCCAGCTGTTCCAATGCTAGCTGCGTGGCATGTGAATAGTGTGTCCTTGGCCTTATCACTGACTTGTCGGTTAGACTTGATTAAATGTTGCTTCCTAGGTGTGACAAATTCATGGGTGTGTTcttcatgaaaatatgataCCGCGTATTTGCCATCTTTCATATGCTTCACGGTTATCATGGCCTCGCAACCACATCTTGTGATCTTTCTtgcatgtgttcttttcttctcgtCACCTTTCTTCTCTCCATTCAACTCCTTCTTGGGTTTCTCCTCATTATTTCTTCGAAAACCTGATTTGCCACAAAGAAAACGCCTCCAGACTACAACGTTATCTACAGTCCTCTTTTGTCCAATTCGAACTGAAAATCCTACATTGTGTGCATATGCCTTGTAGAACTCCTCGACTTCTTCCATATTGTCAAAAGCCATACCTACAGCGGGCTTCAAGTTTTCATCACATTCAGGTGTACATGATGAAGCCTAAAAATTACAACACCAATTTGTCATACAAGTTACTAATTGTTagagaaattcaaacaaaattgTGGTAATAATGATACTCACACAAACTGGGCCGATTGTAGCTCTCTTTTTTGGTGTACTGAAGCTATCCAGATTGATCGGGGGAGGTTGTATTTCCGTATAATTGCGCCCTCCGTCATCACAAAGATGTGTTTGCAAAGCCAAATCAGAACCAAGCTACGAGGAAGAATAGAAGGGGTATGATTAGTTTGCATCAATTGTAGCAATAGAGATCAATGAGGCGACGATACCTCGATCGATTAATAATTTGTTACCTGTGCAGGGCTACGAGGAGGCGGGTGCGTGGTTGGGGACTGAGGAGCAGCGAGGCCGCTGATTACGACGGGCCGCAGTGGTG carries:
- the LOC112272419 gene encoding protein FAR1-RELATED SEQUENCE 5-like, which codes for MENPAAGPRPPLAARPGRVAAAAYPRPSPPSAPAVSHRPPLDSVVNHRPPPTMNLPDEHAPLRPVVISGLAAPQSPTTHPPPRSPAQASSCTPECDENLKPAVGMAFDNMEEVEEFYKAYAHNVGFSVRIGQKRTVDNVVVWRRFLCGKSGFRRNNEEKPKKELNGEKKGDEKKRTHARKITRCGCEAMITVKHMKDGKYAVSYFHEEHTHEFVTPRKQHLIKSNRQVSDKAKDTLFTCHAASIGTAGAFRLLRVGEGGFEFVGCTKRDLQNYHRDMRSTFKDSDAQMFIDNLRKRQEINPGFFFEYVLDDKNRLTHVFWADACCRKNYALFGEMVSFDSTYNTNQYSMIFCPFTGINHHMASVFYGAALIVNETIESYKWLFQTFLKAMDGAAPRLIVTNEDQSMKIAIEDVMHNTVHRLCMWHIMRKLPEKVGPPLREDEHFYSTINSCVWGSENSTEFEAKWSSMISEFGLEDNTWFSKRYELHESWIPAYFRGVFLGEILRTTSRSESANSFFNHFIGYKHALVEFWIRISTALEEQRQNELKADHECLNSMPPLITSWEIEKHASLFFTHAVFSSFQKEVRKTTGYPSHQGNTAAAGSSSRGGSASRKVSVEEFLVAEVAVEEVAVARAISFVEVAVAWLETREHRALPGRGLVEAAGPGRADNAVEDGRPALAIAGDAAQQWGILR